In Desulfoplanes formicivorans, a genomic segment contains:
- a CDS encoding TRAP transporter small permease subunit → MFKALVTFTRYVDAINRLVGRFSMYLMFGMMFILLYASFSRTVLNSPVVWAVELAQFFMAAYYLLGGGYSIILHGHVRMDVLYSKWSPKKRALADSLTGVVLLFYLAVLLYGSVSSTAYSLQYNQHNYSAWAPPLAPIKIIMVIGIFLMLLQCISRFIKDVCMAKGLDVRKIFGDYLS, encoded by the coding sequence GTGTTCAAAGCACTTGTTACCTTCACCCGATACGTGGACGCCATCAATCGCCTGGTGGGCAGATTTTCCATGTATCTCATGTTCGGAATGATGTTCATCCTGCTGTATGCATCGTTTTCCCGGACCGTGCTCAATTCGCCTGTGGTCTGGGCCGTGGAACTGGCTCAGTTTTTCATGGCCGCCTATTATCTGCTGGGCGGTGGCTATTCCATCATCCTCCACGGCCACGTGCGCATGGATGTACTCTATAGCAAATGGTCTCCCAAAAAACGTGCCCTGGCAGATTCACTCACAGGCGTTGTTCTGCTGTTCTATCTGGCGGTGCTCCTGTACGGCTCCGTATCCAGCACGGCCTATTCCCTGCAGTATAACCAGCACAACTATTCGGCATGGGCACCGCCTCTGGCCCCCATCAAGATCATCATGGTCATCGGCATCTTTCTCATGCTGCTGCAATGCATCTCTCGATTCATCAAAGACGTGTGCATGGCCAAGGGCCTGGATGTACGAAAAATATTTGGAGATTATCTGTCATGA
- a CDS encoding TRAP transporter large permease: MSHEMIALLMCTSLLVLLLTGQRVFGVVGFVGAAASLFLWGNGGAEMPFNASMVLLNWFPMLTLPLFIFMGYMLSESGIANDLYKMFHVWMGSLHGGLAIGTVVLMVAISAMNGLSVAGMAIGTSIALPEMLKRGYDKKMITGVIQAGSSLGIMVPPSIVLVLYGMIARQPVGQLWLAGVFPGLLLAVLFIGYIVVRCKLNPDLGPTLSLEERNSYSTAEKFALLKAGIVPLVIVFTVTGLFMMGVTSLVESSAVGAGAALLAALWKKRLTKKVMDLSLHKTLSVSCMFMWIILAALCYGAVFDGLGAVHAIETLFLDQWGLSPWGVLIMMQVSYIIMGMFLDDTAMLVIVAPLYIPLIIELGFNPVWYGVLYTVTCQIAYMTPPFGYNLFLMKAMAPKEITLVDIYNSIIPFVTLMVIGLLLIMIFPQIALYLPQLYYGS; encoded by the coding sequence ATGAGCCATGAAATGATCGCTCTTTTGATGTGTACCTCGCTGTTGGTGCTGCTCTTGACCGGTCAGCGCGTGTTCGGTGTGGTGGGATTTGTGGGCGCTGCCGCATCCCTGTTTCTGTGGGGTAACGGCGGCGCGGAAATGCCGTTCAACGCAAGCATGGTTCTCTTGAACTGGTTTCCCATGCTCACCCTGCCCCTGTTCATTTTCATGGGCTATATGTTGTCCGAATCAGGCATTGCCAATGATCTCTACAAAATGTTCCATGTGTGGATGGGATCGTTGCATGGGGGTCTGGCCATTGGCACGGTGGTGCTCATGGTGGCCATATCCGCCATGAACGGCCTGTCAGTGGCCGGCATGGCCATTGGAACCAGTATTGCCCTGCCTGAAATGCTCAAGCGCGGATACGACAAAAAAATGATCACCGGTGTCATTCAGGCAGGCAGTTCCCTGGGCATCATGGTCCCCCCGAGCATTGTCCTTGTACTCTATGGCATGATCGCCCGGCAGCCCGTGGGTCAACTCTGGCTGGCAGGCGTTTTTCCCGGCCTGCTTTTGGCCGTGCTGTTTATCGGCTATATCGTTGTTCGCTGTAAACTGAACCCGGATCTGGGACCGACCCTGTCCCTTGAAGAACGAAACAGCTATTCAACGGCGGAAAAATTCGCCCTGCTCAAGGCCGGCATCGTGCCCCTGGTCATTGTATTCACCGTCACCGGCCTGTTCATGATGGGTGTGACCAGTCTGGTGGAAAGTTCGGCCGTGGGTGCCGGTGCCGCCCTGCTGGCCGCTTTGTGGAAAAAACGGCTGACCAAAAAGGTCATGGATCTGTCTTTGCACAAGACCCTGTCCGTGAGCTGCATGTTCATGTGGATCATTCTTGCGGCCCTGTGCTACGGGGCGGTCTTTGACGGCCTGGGTGCGGTCCATGCCATTGAAACCCTGTTTCTGGACCAGTGGGGGTTGTCCCCCTGGGGAGTGCTCATCATGATGCAGGTCTCCTACATCATCATGGGTATGTTTCTGGACGACACGGCCATGCTGGTCATTGTAGCCCCCCTGTACATTCCGTTGATCATCGAGCTCGGTTTCAATCCCGTCTGGTATGGGGTGCTCTACACCGTGACCTGCCAGATCGCCTACATGACGCCGCCCTTCGGGTACAATCTGTTCCTCATGAAGGCCATGGCGCCCAAGGAGATTACCCTGGTGGACATCTACAATTCCATCATCCCCTTTGTGACCCTCATGGTCATCGGGCTGCTGCTCATCATGATCTTCCCCCAGATTGCCCTGTACCTTCCCCAGCTCTACTACGGCTCATAA